The window TTTGGCCAGCAGGATCAGTTCACGCTCGGGCACCAGACCGTCCAGGACGATCATGGCATCCACATTTTTTTCCAGCAGGCGGGCGAATGGAGTTCTCAGCGCAGGCTTTCTGACCTGTCCACTGGCAAAAATGGGGTGGTAGGGGCTCCCTTCCAGACCTTGATCAATGCCCTTGAGAATTTCTCCGTAAAAAGGACTGGAAATCTCCTGGGTCACCACGCCAATGGTAAAAGAGGGCTCCTGAAAGGGACTTCTGTTCATCACACCATGGTTGTATCCCAGGCGTTGAATGGCTTCCAGAACGGCCTTATGTTTTTCTGGGGCCACCTGGGCGGTGCCATTGATCACCCGCGAGACGGTGCTGGGGGAAACTCCAGCTTCCCGGGCAACATGATTTAAGGTCACAGTCTCACGCACATGTCCTCCTTGACAGCGTTTTCAGACTTTGGCTTCCCCAGGCACTTCTCGACTTCTGCACACAGGCACGACCGAGAAACTGCTTTTGGAACAGTGTTTGAGTGAAGTTTTCATGATGATATCGGTATTCGATATCGATTGTCAATACCCATGGTTTTGTCCTGAGATCAGGTTTCGTGAGCAACAATGAGCTGTCCTGGGGACAGGAAGATCCAGCTTCCGGCTGTATTTCTCTCATTCCCTCAAGATTTCTGGCATAAAAGCCTGATCATTAAACGCTTTTTGTCGCATTCAGACCCTCTGGACATTTGAAAACGTTTTCAGAGTCTCTCTGCTGTCCTCAAACCTCTGACTGCAGAAAACCCTGGCAATCGCCAGTTGGCCTACTTGACGCTTTGCTTCGCTGGCCCTTACACTCCAGACAATGAACCGGAACTTCACCACCACCATGCAGGGGGACACCTGGGCTTAAAAGCTCCATCGGTGATCCCCCGGCCTGCGTTTGGTGCACAGGCCGGTTTTTTTTGTTCCCGAAAGAGGTCTGAAATCATGAAAGTGAACCCTGAACCATCCAAACAAGCCGACCACCTCCAGCAAAACCCAGTGGTCGGATTCCAGTCTGCATCTGGAATCATTCATGACCTGTTTGCTTCAAAGCCAGAAGGAGCACAGCCCATTGCACTGCAGGACCGAGTGGCAGCACAGCTTGTCAGGCACTCTCTGGCCCATGTGCTGGCCAAGGCAGTCAAACAGCATTTTGGATCAGAGCACCCCATCCAATTTGGCATGGGCCCGGTCATTGAGAATGGTTTTTATTATGACTTTGACCTGCCTGTGCCCATCCGGGCAGAAGACTTGCCGCTGCTAGAAGAAAAAATGCGGGAAATCATCCGTCAAAACCTGCCGTTTCAGCGGTCAGAAGTGTCCAGAGAGGAAGCCGCCAGCAATTTTGCAGATCAGCCTTACAAACTGGAATTGCTGGAAAATTTACCTGAAGATGCCGTGATTTCTCTGTACCGGCAAGGGGACTTTGTGGACCTGTGCAGAGGGCCTCATGTGCCTGCAACGGGCATGATTCCCTTTTCGTTCAAATTGACGCATGTTTCGGGAGCCTACTGGAAGGGTGATTCCAGCAGGCCCATGCTGCAACGGATTTATGGGGTGGCCTTCCATGAGGGGGAAGAACTGGAACATTTCCTGTGGCAGCAGGAAGAGG of the Deinococcus cellulosilyticus NBRC 106333 = KACC 11606 genome contains:
- a CDS encoding LacI family DNA-binding transcriptional regulator, with translation MRETVTLNHVAREAGVSPSTVSRVINGTAQVAPEKHKAVLEAIQRLGYNHGVMNRSPFQEPSFTIGVVTQEISSPFYGEILKGIDQGLEGSPYHPIFASGQVRKPALRTPFARLLEKNVDAMIVLDGLVPERELILLAK